A region of Piscinibacter gummiphilus DNA encodes the following proteins:
- the infB gene encoding translation initiation factor IF-2, which produces MAVTTVAQFAAELNRSAAALLEQLQSAGVAKASTDDALTESDKERLLDFLRSSHGTAGGERKKITLTRKSTSEIKQADASGKARTIQVEVRKKRTFVKRDENAPAEEPAAPQVDEAELRRREDEARAQAELLRKQEEELAEKRRQREEQEKREREAAEQRAREAAEAAAAAAKAALEAAAAAAAASKKEVKEVPAAPVAAAPAPAPAAPAEPPKPALRVIKAADVVDEEKQRAADLAKRRKAAEDEAAAIRAMMNAPKKVLQAKKEEPKPADPNKEGIKGTIHKPAGAPGAPAATTAAAPGAAKPGDKKSIKSEKLSSSWADDAAKKRGLKTINSGGATRPGWRAPRGGRRGDRGDSGQSTFVAPAEAQVQEVHVPETISVADLAHKMSVKASEVIKTMMKLGQMVTINQQLDQETAMIVVEEMGHKAFAAKLDDPDAFLDEENEADAKHEVLPRAPVVTVMGHVDHGKTSLLDYIRKSRVASGEAGGITQHIGAYHVDTPRGMITFLDTPGHAAFTAMRARGAKATDIVILVVAADDGVMPQTKEAISHAKAAGVPIVVAMNKMDKPEANAERLKSELVAEEVVPEEFGGESPFVGVSAKTGMGIDELLEQVLLQAEVLELKAPVESLAKGLIVEAQLDKGRGPVATVLIQSGTLKRGDVVLAGSTYGRVRAMLDENGKAITEAGPSIPVEIQGLTEVPQAGDEFMVLSDERRAREIATFRSGKYRDVKLAKRQAANLENLMDQMGQGDVQTLGLIIKADVQGSQEALSQSLLKLSTDEVKVRIVHGAVGGISESDVNLAIASKAVIVGFNTRADAGARKLAEHNGVDIRYYNIIYDAVDDVKAAMTGMLAPEQREEIIGTAEIRTVFVASKIGTVAGSMVTSGLVRRNARFRLLRDNVVVYTGEVESVRRLKDDVREVKEGFECGIKLKNYNDISEGDQLEFFEVKEVARTL; this is translated from the coding sequence ATGGCTGTGACCACCGTCGCCCAGTTTGCCGCCGAGCTCAACCGCTCAGCCGCGGCACTGCTCGAGCAGCTCCAATCGGCCGGCGTCGCGAAGGCGTCCACCGATGACGCGCTGACCGAGTCCGACAAGGAGCGGCTGCTCGATTTCCTGCGTTCGTCGCACGGCACCGCCGGCGGCGAGCGCAAGAAGATCACGCTGACCCGCAAGTCCACCAGCGAGATCAAGCAGGCCGATGCCAGTGGCAAGGCCCGCACCATCCAGGTCGAGGTTCGCAAGAAGCGCACGTTCGTGAAGCGCGACGAGAACGCGCCCGCCGAGGAACCCGCCGCACCGCAGGTCGACGAAGCCGAGCTGCGCCGCCGCGAGGACGAGGCGCGCGCCCAGGCCGAGCTGCTGCGCAAGCAGGAAGAAGAGCTCGCCGAGAAGCGCCGCCAGCGCGAAGAGCAGGAAAAGCGCGAGCGTGAAGCCGCCGAGCAGCGTGCCCGCGAGGCCGCCGAGGCCGCCGCCGCTGCCGCGAAGGCAGCGCTCGAGGCCGCCGCCGCTGCGGCCGCTGCATCGAAGAAGGAAGTCAAGGAAGTGCCAGCCGCACCCGTGGCCGCCGCTCCGGCGCCGGCACCCGCCGCGCCGGCCGAGCCGCCGAAGCCCGCCCTGCGGGTGATCAAGGCCGCCGACGTCGTCGACGAGGAGAAGCAGCGCGCCGCCGACCTCGCCAAGCGCCGCAAGGCCGCCGAGGACGAGGCCGCCGCCATCCGCGCGATGATGAACGCGCCGAAGAAGGTGCTGCAGGCCAAGAAGGAAGAGCCGAAGCCGGCCGATCCGAACAAGGAAGGCATCAAGGGCACGATCCACAAGCCCGCCGGCGCGCCTGGCGCTCCGGCCGCCACCACGGCCGCCGCACCCGGCGCCGCGAAGCCGGGCGACAAGAAGTCGATCAAGTCCGAGAAGCTGTCGTCCAGCTGGGCCGACGACGCCGCGAAGAAGCGCGGCCTCAAGACCATCAACAGCGGTGGTGCCACCCGTCCGGGCTGGCGCGCACCGCGCGGCGGCCGCCGTGGCGACCGCGGCGATTCGGGCCAGTCGACCTTCGTGGCACCGGCGGAAGCCCAGGTGCAGGAAGTGCACGTCCCGGAAACCATCAGCGTGGCCGACCTCGCCCACAAGATGTCGGTGAAGGCCTCCGAAGTCATCAAGACGATGATGAAGCTGGGCCAGATGGTCACCATCAACCAGCAGCTGGACCAGGAAACCGCGATGATCGTCGTGGAGGAAATGGGCCACAAGGCGTTCGCCGCCAAGCTGGACGATCCGGACGCGTTCCTCGACGAGGAAAACGAAGCCGATGCCAAGCACGAAGTGCTGCCGCGCGCGCCGGTCGTGACCGTCATGGGCCACGTCGACCACGGCAAGACCTCGCTGCTCGACTACATCCGCAAGAGCCGCGTGGCCTCCGGTGAAGCCGGCGGCATCACGCAGCACATCGGCGCGTACCACGTGGACACCCCGCGCGGCATGATCACGTTCCTCGACACCCCGGGCCACGCGGCGTTCACTGCCATGCGTGCCCGCGGCGCGAAGGCCACCGACATCGTCATCCTGGTGGTGGCGGCCGACGACGGCGTGATGCCGCAGACGAAGGAAGCCATCTCCCACGCGAAGGCGGCGGGCGTGCCCATCGTCGTCGCGATGAACAAGATGGACAAGCCGGAAGCCAACGCCGAACGCCTGAAGAGCGAGCTGGTGGCGGAAGAGGTCGTGCCCGAAGAGTTCGGCGGCGAGTCGCCGTTCGTCGGTGTGTCGGCCAAGACCGGCATGGGCATCGACGAGCTGCTCGAGCAGGTGCTGCTGCAGGCCGAAGTGCTGGAACTGAAGGCGCCGGTCGAGTCGCTCGCCAAGGGCCTGATCGTCGAAGCGCAGCTGGACAAGGGCCGCGGCCCGGTGGCCACGGTGCTGATCCAGTCGGGCACGCTCAAGCGTGGCGACGTGGTGCTGGCCGGTTCCACCTACGGCCGCGTGCGCGCCATGCTGGACGAGAACGGCAAGGCCATCACCGAAGCCGGCCCGTCGATCCCGGTCGAAATTCAAGGCCTCACCGAGGTGCCGCAGGCCGGTGACGAGTTCATGGTGCTGAGCGACGAACGCCGCGCCCGTGAAATCGCCACCTTCCGTTCGGGCAAGTACCGCGACGTGAAGCTGGCCAAGCGCCAGGCCGCCAACCTCGAGAACCTCATGGACCAGATGGGCCAGGGCGACGTGCAGACGCTCGGCCTCATCATCAAGGCCGACGTGCAGGGTTCGCAGGAAGCGCTGTCGCAGTCGCTGCTCAAGCTCAGCACCGACGAGGTCAAGGTCCGCATCGTGCACGGCGCGGTGGGTGGCATCAGCGAGTCGGACGTCAACCTGGCGATCGCCTCGAAGGCCGTCATCGTGGGCTTCAACACGCGGGCCGATGCCGGCGCGCGCAAGCTGGCCGAGCACAACGGCGTGGACATCCGCTACTACAACATCATCTACGACGCCGTGGACGACGTGAAGGCGGCCATGACCGGCATGCTGGCCCCCGAGCAGCGCGAGGAAATCATCGGCACGGCCGAGATCCGCACGGTGTTCGTGGCCTCGAAGATCGGCACGGTGGCCGGTTCCATGGTCACCTCGGGCCTGGTGCGCCGCAACGCGCGCTTCCGCCTGCTGCGCGACAACGTCGTGGTCTACACGGGCGAAGTCGAGTCGGTGCGCCGCCTGAAGGACGACGTGCGCGAGGTCAAGGAAGGCTTCGAGTGCGGTATCAAGCTCAAGAACTACAACGACATCTCCGAGGGTGATCAACTGGAGTTCTTCGAAGTCAAGGAAGTGGCCCGGACGCTGTAA
- the rbfA gene encoding 30S ribosome-binding factor RbfA has product MRHKRSIPNRGFRVADQIQRDLAELIRDLKDPRIGMVTIQAVEVTPDYAHAKIFFSVLVGDVEQTQEALNEAAGFLRNGLFKRLQIHTVPTLHFHFDRTTERAAELSSLIAQANSTRAKDD; this is encoded by the coding sequence ATGCGACACAAAAGATCCATTCCCAACCGCGGCTTCCGCGTGGCCGACCAGATCCAGCGCGACCTGGCGGAGTTGATCCGCGACCTGAAGGACCCCCGCATCGGCATGGTCACCATCCAGGCCGTCGAGGTCACGCCCGACTACGCCCACGCGAAGATCTTCTTCTCGGTGCTGGTGGGCGACGTGGAACAGACCCAGGAGGCCCTGAACGAGGCCGCCGGGTTCCTGCGCAACGGCCTCTTCAAGCGCCTGCAGATCCACACCGTGCCCACGCTGCACTTCCACTTCGACCGCACCACCGAGCGTGCGGCCGAACTGAGCTCGCTGATCGCGCAGGCGAACAGCACGCGCGCCAAGGACGACTGA
- the truB gene encoding tRNA pseudouridine(55) synthase TruB, translated as MKAARPANDRPRVPRRAVHGVLLLDKPLGLSSNDALQKAKRFFRAEKAGHTGTLDPLATGLLPLCFGAATKFSQVSLDADKRYVATLSLGATTTTADAEGEVLQRRPVDVSDAALAEACRRFTGEIDQVPPMHSALKHDGKALYEYARQGVEIERAARRVTIHSIDILDRQNDLVTIDVSCSKGTYIRTLAQDIGEALGCGAHLAALRRTGSGPLTLTGAVTLAQLAEMTEPDRDRLLMDADALLADVPVVRLDSEEAGRFLSGLRRRVRLDDAPQVRVYGPEPKAFLGSARVQAGELISTRLLSPMEVQGLLVIEEPEKQEHSERTPA; from the coding sequence GTGAAAGCCGCCCGCCCCGCCAACGACCGCCCCCGCGTGCCCCGCCGCGCGGTGCACGGTGTGCTGTTGCTCGACAAGCCGCTGGGCTTGTCGAGCAACGACGCATTGCAGAAGGCCAAGCGGTTCTTCCGGGCCGAGAAGGCCGGCCACACCGGCACGCTCGACCCGCTGGCCACCGGCCTGCTGCCGCTGTGTTTCGGCGCGGCCACGAAGTTCTCGCAGGTGAGCCTCGACGCGGACAAGCGCTACGTCGCCACGCTGAGCCTGGGCGCCACCACCACCACGGCCGATGCCGAGGGCGAGGTGCTGCAGCGCCGTCCGGTGGACGTGTCCGACGCCGCCCTGGCCGAGGCCTGCCGCCGCTTCACCGGCGAGATCGACCAGGTGCCGCCCATGCACTCGGCGTTGAAGCACGACGGCAAGGCCCTCTACGAATACGCCCGCCAGGGGGTCGAGATCGAACGCGCGGCGCGCCGCGTGACGATTCATTCGATCGACATCCTCGACCGCCAGAATGACCTCGTGACCATCGACGTCTCCTGCAGCAAGGGCACCTACATCCGCACGTTGGCGCAGGACATCGGCGAGGCGCTCGGCTGCGGCGCCCACCTCGCCGCGCTGCGCCGCACCGGCAGCGGGCCGCTGACGCTCACGGGTGCCGTGACGCTCGCCCAGCTCGCCGAGATGACCGAACCCGACCGGGACCGCCTGCTGATGGACGCCGATGCGCTCCTCGCCGACGTGCCGGTCGTGCGCCTGGACAGCGAGGAGGCCGGCCGCTTCCTCTCCGGGCTGCGCCGCCGTGTGCGGCTCGACGATGCACCGCAGGTGCGCGTCTACGGCCCCGAACCCAAGGCCTTCCTGGGCAGCGCCCGGGTCCAGGCCGGAGAACTGATTTCGACGAGGCTCTTGAGCCCGATGGAGGTGCAAGGCCTCCTGGTGATCGAAGAGCCCGAGAAGCAGGAACATTCAGAGAGAACGCCAGCATGA
- the typA gene encoding translational GTPase TypA: MSNRQIRNIAIIAHVDHGKTTMVDQLLRQSGTFADHEKVVDTVMDNNAIERERGITILAKNCAVSWEGTHINIVDTPGHADFGGEVERALSMVDGVVLLIDAQEGPMPQTRFVTKKALALGLKPIVVVNKVDKPGAKPDMVINAAFDLFDKLGASDEQLDFPVVYASGINGWTSLTEGAPGEQWGPDMSALFNTVLKHVPANSGDAEAPLQLQISALDYSSFVGRIGVGRISQGTLKPSMDVLVMEGPDGKSVKGRVNQVLTFQGLDRVQTNEAGPGDIVLINGIEEIGIGVTVTSATNPAPLPMLKVDEPTLTMNFCVNTSPLAGREGKFVTSRQIWDRLQKELQSNVALRVKETDEDGIFEVMGRGELHLTILLENMRREGYELAVSKPRVVFHDVDGVKHEPIELVTADIEEGHQGGVMQALGERKGELVNMEPDGNGRVRLEYRIPARGLIGFSNEFMNLTRGSGLISNIFDGYEPHKGDIGGRKNGVLISMDDGEIFTYALGKLDDRGRMFVKANDPVYEGMIVGIHNRDNDLVVNATRTKQLTNFRVSGKEDAIKITPPIDLTLEYGVEFIDDDELVEITPKSIRVRKRYLKEHERKRASRD; the protein is encoded by the coding sequence ATGAGCAATCGACAGATCAGAAACATCGCCATCATCGCCCACGTCGACCATGGCAAGACGACCATGGTGGACCAACTGCTGCGCCAGTCCGGCACGTTCGCCGACCACGAGAAGGTCGTCGACACCGTGATGGACAACAACGCCATCGAACGCGAGCGCGGCATCACCATCCTGGCCAAGAACTGCGCGGTCAGCTGGGAAGGCACGCACATCAACATCGTCGACACCCCCGGGCACGCGGACTTCGGCGGTGAAGTGGAACGCGCCCTGTCGATGGTCGACGGCGTGGTGCTGCTGATCGACGCCCAGGAAGGCCCGATGCCGCAGACGCGCTTCGTGACCAAGAAGGCGCTGGCCCTCGGCCTCAAGCCCATCGTGGTCGTGAACAAGGTCGACAAGCCGGGCGCCAAGCCCGACATGGTGATCAACGCCGCCTTCGACCTGTTCGACAAGCTCGGCGCCAGCGACGAGCAGCTCGACTTCCCGGTGGTGTACGCCTCCGGCATCAACGGCTGGACCTCGCTGACCGAAGGCGCGCCGGGCGAACAATGGGGCCCCGACATGTCGGCCCTGTTCAACACCGTGCTGAAGCACGTGCCGGCCAACTCCGGCGACGCCGAAGCCCCGCTGCAGCTGCAGATCTCCGCGCTCGACTACTCGTCGTTCGTGGGCCGCATCGGCGTGGGCCGCATCAGCCAGGGCACCCTGAAGCCGTCGATGGACGTGCTCGTGATGGAAGGTCCGGACGGCAAGTCCGTCAAGGGCCGCGTCAACCAGGTGCTGACCTTCCAGGGCCTCGACCGCGTGCAGACGAACGAAGCCGGCCCCGGCGACATCGTGCTGATCAACGGCATCGAGGAAATCGGCATCGGCGTCACCGTGACCAGCGCGACCAACCCGGCCCCGCTGCCGATGCTGAAGGTCGACGAACCCACGCTGACGATGAACTTCTGCGTGAACACCAGCCCGCTGGCCGGCCGCGAAGGCAAGTTCGTCACCAGCCGCCAGATCTGGGACCGCCTGCAGAAGGAACTGCAGAGCAACGTCGCGCTGCGTGTCAAGGAAACCGACGAGGACGGCATCTTCGAGGTGATGGGCCGTGGTGAACTCCACCTCACCATCCTGCTGGAGAACATGCGCCGCGAAGGCTACGAGCTGGCCGTCAGCAAGCCGCGCGTGGTGTTCCACGACGTCGACGGCGTGAAGCACGAGCCGATCGAACTCGTCACCGCCGACATCGAGGAAGGCCACCAGGGTGGCGTGATGCAGGCCCTCGGCGAGCGCAAGGGCGAACTGGTCAACATGGAACCGGACGGCAACGGCCGTGTCCGCCTCGAGTACCGCATCCCGGCCCGCGGCCTGATCGGCTTCTCGAACGAGTTCATGAACCTGACCCGCGGTTCGGGCCTGATCAGCAACATCTTCGACGGCTACGAGCCGCACAAGGGCGACATCGGCGGCCGCAAGAACGGCGTGCTGATCTCGATGGACGACGGTGAGATCTTCACCTACGCCCTGGGCAAGCTCGACGACCGCGGCCGCATGTTCGTGAAGGCGAACGACCCGGTCTACGAAGGCATGATCGTCGGCATCCACAACCGCGACAACGACCTCGTCGTCAACGCCACCCGCACGAAGCAGCTGACGAACTTCCGCGTGTCCGGCAAGGAAGACGCGATCAAGATCACGCCCCCGATCGACCTCACGCTCGAGTACGGCGTCGAGTTCATCGACGACGACGAACTGGTCGAGATCACGCCGAAGTCCATCCGCGTGCGCAAGCGCTACCTGAAGGAACACGAGCGCAAGCGCGCGTCGCGTGACTGA
- a CDS encoding alpha/beta hydrolase, with product MQVRANGIAIEVDETGSPQGEPVLLIMGLGMQLIGWDERFVATLVARGYRVIRFDNRDVGLSQQFDAAGVPNLTAAAIRRAMGLALHTPYALHDMADDAAGVLEALGIASAHVCGASMGGMIAQHLAARHPGRVRSLTLMMTSSGARRVPGPAWRIRAAMIKPPPSPDDTEAVLANRAAFYRLIEGPGHRQPDAELEAFLRADYTRAYRPAGTARQLVAVATDRDRSPLLAQLRLPVRVVHGRDDPLLPVKAGHDLVRRIPGASLDVIDGMGHDLPAPLFARFADNIDHAAGRA from the coding sequence ATGCAGGTCCGGGCCAACGGCATCGCGATCGAAGTGGACGAGACCGGCTCCCCGCAAGGCGAGCCGGTCTTGCTCATCATGGGCCTCGGAATGCAGCTGATCGGCTGGGACGAACGGTTCGTCGCGACGCTGGTCGCACGTGGCTACCGGGTCATCCGCTTCGACAACCGCGACGTGGGCCTGAGCCAGCAGTTCGACGCGGCCGGCGTGCCGAACCTCACCGCCGCGGCCATCCGCCGCGCGATGGGCCTCGCGCTGCACACGCCGTACGCGCTGCACGACATGGCCGACGACGCGGCCGGTGTGCTCGAGGCGCTCGGCATCGCGAGCGCCCACGTGTGTGGCGCCTCGATGGGCGGCATGATCGCGCAGCACCTCGCCGCGCGGCATCCGGGCCGGGTGCGCAGCCTCACGCTGATGATGACCTCGAGCGGCGCGCGCCGCGTGCCGGGGCCGGCGTGGCGCATCCGTGCCGCGATGATCAAGCCGCCGCCGTCGCCCGACGACACCGAGGCCGTGCTGGCGAACCGGGCGGCGTTCTACCGCCTGATCGAAGGCCCGGGCCACCGCCAGCCCGATGCCGAACTCGAGGCCTTCCTGCGTGCCGACTACACCCGGGCCTACCGGCCGGCCGGGACCGCGCGGCAGCTGGTGGCCGTGGCCACGGACCGCGATCGCTCGCCGCTGCTGGCGCAACTGCGGCTGCCCGTGCGCGTCGTGCACGGGCGTGACGACCCGCTGTTGCCGGTGAAGGCCGGCCATGACCTCGTGCGCCGCATCCCGGGCGCTTCGCTCGACGTCATCGACGGCATGGGCCACGACCTGCCGGCCCCGCTCTTCGCGCGTTTCGCGGACAACATCGACCACGCGGCCGGCCGGGCCTGA
- a CDS encoding DNA recombination protein RmuC — translation MPLDWISLALTVVVLIVLVMVLRTVLAQRADAPSDTLLRPLRDDTERNTRELRDELARSATGTRQELGSSLATFQQTLLAQQGDVARTQNEQIDSFRTQLAATQQTLADTLRHATGTQDAALARLAEQQANALQRFSGLLSDQLKALTQANDQRMTEMRGAVEAKLGAIQADNERKLEQMRATVDEKLHATLEQRLGESFKQVADRLDQVHKGLGEMQTLARDVGSLSRVLSNVKTRGIFGEVQLAGLLEQVFTPDQFAVNVETVPNSGARVEYAIRLPGQRADGKPLWLPIDAKFPREDYERLLEAQERADPVASDAAAKAIETRLRLEAKGIREKYLAPPHTTDFAILFVPTEGLYAEALRRPGLMEAMQREHRVMLAGPTTLLATLNSLQMGFRTLALEKRSVEVWEVLGAVKTEFTKFGDALAKTRKKLDEASNSIEAAETRSRAVARKLKSVEELPESRAQQLLPMPADDEPAGGETA, via the coding sequence ATGCCCCTCGACTGGATCTCCCTTGCCCTGACCGTGGTGGTGCTGATCGTGCTGGTGATGGTGCTGCGCACCGTGCTGGCCCAACGCGCCGACGCCCCGTCCGACACGCTGCTGCGCCCCCTGCGCGACGACACCGAACGCAACACCCGCGAACTCCGCGACGAACTCGCGCGCAGCGCCACCGGCACCCGCCAGGAACTGGGGTCGTCGCTGGCGACGTTCCAGCAGACGCTGCTCGCCCAGCAGGGCGACGTGGCCCGCACCCAGAACGAACAGATCGACAGCTTCCGCACCCAGCTCGCGGCCACGCAGCAGACGCTGGCCGACACGCTGCGCCACGCCACCGGCACGCAGGACGCCGCGCTCGCGCGGCTCGCCGAACAGCAGGCCAACGCGCTGCAACGGTTCTCGGGCCTGCTGTCCGACCAGCTGAAGGCGCTCACGCAGGCCAACGACCAGCGCATGACCGAGATGCGCGGGGCGGTGGAGGCCAAGCTCGGTGCCATCCAGGCCGACAACGAACGCAAGCTCGAGCAGATGCGGGCCACCGTCGACGAGAAGCTGCACGCCACGCTCGAGCAGCGCCTGGGCGAAAGCTTCAAGCAGGTGGCCGACCGGCTCGACCAGGTGCACAAGGGCCTCGGCGAGATGCAGACCCTGGCCCGCGACGTGGGCTCGCTCAGCCGCGTGCTGAGCAACGTCAAGACCCGCGGCATCTTCGGCGAGGTGCAGCTGGCCGGCCTGCTGGAGCAGGTGTTCACGCCCGACCAGTTCGCGGTCAACGTCGAGACGGTGCCCAACAGCGGCGCCCGGGTCGAGTACGCCATCCGCCTGCCGGGCCAGCGCGCCGACGGCAAGCCGCTGTGGCTGCCCATCGACGCCAAGTTCCCGCGCGAGGACTACGAGCGCCTGCTGGAAGCGCAGGAGCGCGCCGACCCGGTCGCCAGCGACGCCGCGGCCAAGGCCATCGAGACGCGGCTGCGCCTGGAGGCCAAGGGCATCCGCGAGAAGTACCTCGCGCCCCCGCACACCACCGATTTCGCGATCCTCTTCGTGCCCACCGAAGGCCTGTACGCCGAGGCGCTGCGCCGCCCGGGCCTGATGGAGGCGATGCAGCGGGAGCACCGCGTGATGCTCGCCGGCCCCACGACGCTGCTGGCCACCCTCAACAGCCTGCAGATGGGCTTCCGAACGCTGGCGCTCGAGAAGCGGTCGGTGGAGGTGTGGGAGGTGCTGGGCGCCGTCAAGACCGAGTTCACGAAGTTCGGCGACGCGCTCGCGAAGACCCGCAAGAAGCTCGACGAGGCCAGCAACAGCATCGAGGCCGCGGAGACCCGCAGCCGGGCCGTGGCGCGCAAGCTGAAGTCGGTGGAGGAACTGCCCGAGTCGCGGGCCCAGCAGCTGCTGCCCATGCCGGCCGATGACGAACCCGCGGGAGGCGAAACGGCCTGA
- a CDS encoding MFS transporter, whose amino-acid sequence MAPSFYRPLLALILGQVSLHSAMAGVRLAAPLQSLHEGRSAASVGLLLALFALAPVVLAIPGGRLADRLGYHRPLRIATALSVAGALLAAVAGGHYLVLCLSAMLSGAGANLGLIVVQRSAGRMSSDPTVRLKVFSWLGMAPALSNLLGPVLVGLLIDGAGFQVAFGAMALLPLMALAIARLVPVEAPLPAAAPLAEAARPRRVWDLLRSPDVRRLLLLNWLLSASWDVHSFVVPILGHERGLDATAIGFVLGTFAASVAVVRFAIPVIAHRLTERQVLVGATLATGAVLAVYPFAHPAWAMALCAALLGIPLGSVQPMVMSLLHEATPHERHGEAIALRSMSLNLSSSVMPLCFGALGAALGAGVLFWLMGGLVAGAGSLQARRIRERPPAAS is encoded by the coding sequence ATGGCGCCATCGTTCTACCGCCCGCTGCTGGCCCTGATCCTCGGGCAGGTCAGCCTGCACTCGGCGATGGCGGGCGTGCGGCTCGCAGCCCCGCTGCAGTCGCTGCACGAGGGCCGGTCGGCCGCGTCGGTGGGCCTGCTGCTCGCGCTGTTCGCGCTGGCGCCCGTGGTGCTCGCGATCCCCGGTGGCCGGCTGGCGGACCGGCTCGGCTACCACCGGCCGCTGCGCATCGCCACCGCGCTGTCCGTGGCGGGTGCGCTGCTCGCCGCGGTGGCCGGCGGGCACTACCTGGTGCTGTGCCTGTCGGCGATGCTGTCCGGCGCGGGCGCCAACCTCGGGCTGATCGTGGTGCAGCGGTCGGCCGGGCGCATGTCCTCCGACCCCACGGTGCGGCTGAAGGTGTTCAGCTGGCTGGGCATGGCCCCGGCGCTGTCGAACCTGCTCGGGCCGGTGCTGGTGGGTCTGCTGATCGACGGGGCCGGGTTCCAGGTGGCCTTCGGCGCGATGGCGCTGCTGCCGCTGATGGCGCTCGCCATCGCGCGGCTGGTGCCCGTCGAGGCACCGCTTCCCGCGGCGGCACCCCTGGCCGAGGCAGCACGTCCCCGCCGCGTGTGGGACCTGCTGCGCTCGCCCGACGTGCGCCGCCTGCTGCTGCTGAACTGGCTGCTGTCGGCGAGCTGGGACGTGCACAGCTTCGTGGTGCCCATCCTGGGCCACGAGCGCGGGCTCGACGCCACGGCCATCGGCTTCGTGCTGGGCACTTTCGCCGCGTCGGTGGCGGTGGTGCGGTTCGCCATTCCGGTGATCGCCCACCGGCTCACCGAACGCCAGGTGCTGGTGGGCGCCACGCTGGCCACCGGGGCGGTGCTGGCGGTGTACCCGTTCGCGCACCCGGCCTGGGCCATGGCGCTGTGCGCGGCGCTGCTGGGCATTCCGCTCGGGTCGGTGCAGCCGATGGTGATGTCGCTGCTGCACGAGGCCACACCCCATGAACGGCACGGCGAGGCCATCGCGCTCCGCTCGATGAGCCTCAACCTGTCGAGCAGCGTGATGCCGCTGTGTTTCGGCGCGCTGGGCGCGGCCCTCGGTGCGGGTGTGCTGTTCTGGCTGATGGGCGGGCTGGTGGCCGGGGCTGGCAGCTTGCAGGCCCGGCGGATCCGCGAGCGGCCGCCTGCCGCGTCCTGA
- a CDS encoding glutaredoxin family protein: MMFPTPRSASHRAVRLAALAVLSASALASMPAHALYKVVGPDGKVTYTDRPPVSPENKVGSVNTTGGGGSDASLPYELRQAAQRYPVVLYTTASCGPCESARALLRQRGIPFTERTVVTPADSAAMQRLIGRTDVPAVTVGSQVIGGYNASETNTYLDAAGYPKRSMLPANYAAPAAAPLTSGAAPAAAAPAPASAPAAPTEPAAAPAAPGTPPGFKF, from the coding sequence ATGATGTTCCCCACCCCGCGTTCCGCTTCGCACCGTGCCGTCCGCCTCGCCGCCCTGGCGGTGCTGTCCGCCTCGGCGCTCGCCTCGATGCCGGCCCATGCGCTCTACAAGGTCGTCGGCCCCGACGGCAAGGTCACGTACACCGACCGGCCGCCCGTCTCGCCGGAAAACAAGGTCGGCTCGGTGAACACCACGGGCGGCGGCGGCTCGGACGCCTCCCTGCCCTACGAGCTGCGCCAGGCCGCGCAGCGGTACCCCGTGGTGCTCTACACCACCGCGTCCTGCGGCCCGTGCGAATCCGCCCGCGCGCTGCTGCGGCAGCGGGGCATCCCGTTCACCGAACGCACGGTGGTCACCCCGGCCGACAGCGCGGCCATGCAACGCCTCATCGGCCGCACCGACGTGCCGGCCGTCACCGTGGGCTCGCAGGTCATCGGCGGCTACAACGCGAGTGAAACCAACACCTACCTCGATGCCGCCGGGTACCCGAAGCGGTCCATGCTGCCCGCCAACTACGCGGCCCCCGCGGCCGCTCCGCTGACGAGTGGCGCCGCGCCCGCCGCGGCGGCGCCGGCCCCCGCCTCCGCACCGGCCGCGCCCACGGAACCCGCCGCGGCCCCGGCCGCGCCCGGCACGCCGCCGGGCTTCAAGTTCTGA